In the Quercus lobata isolate SW786 chromosome 5, ValleyOak3.0 Primary Assembly, whole genome shotgun sequence genome, one interval contains:
- the LOC115990509 gene encoding probable aldo-keto reductase 3, with protein sequence MAVRVERMKLGSQGLEVSAQGLGCMSMSPPKPEKEMIALIHHAINSGVTFLDTSDIYGPLTNEILIGKALKGGLREKVELATKFGITDKGIRGEPEYVRAACEASLKRLDMDCIDLYYQHRIDNRVPIEVTMGELKKLVEEGKIKYIGLSEASSSTIRRAHAVHPITAVQLEWSLWTRDVEEEIVPTCRELGIGIVAYSPLGRGFFSSGAKIVENFTNNDFRKTLPRFLPENLEHNKTIFENVNKMAARKGCTSSQLALAWVHHQGKDVCPIPGTTKMENFNQNIGALSLKLTPEEMAELESYASKDAVKGERYFSNIPTWKDSETPPLSSWKAA encoded by the exons ATGGCTGTAAGAGTGGAGAGGATGAAGCTGGGTTCACAGGGACTGGAGGTTTCGGCACAAGGTCTGGGCTGCATGAGCATGTCCCCTCCAAAGCCCGAAAAAGAAATGATTGCTCTCATCCATCATGCCATCAACAGTGGTGTCACCTTTCTCGATACTTCTGACATCTACGGCCCTCTTACCAACGAAATCCTCATCGGAAAG GCTTTGAAGGGAGGGTTAAGAGAGAAGGTGGAACTGGCAACAAAGTTTGGTATTACCGACAAGGGAATCCGTGGTGAACCAGAATATGTGAGAGCAGCTTGTGAGGCCAGTTTGAAGCGCCTTGATATGGATTGTATTGATCTCTACTACCAACACCGCATCGACAACCGTGTTCCCATTGAAGTCACG ATGGGAGAACTCAAGAAATTAGTTGAAGAGGGTAAAATCAAGTACATAGGTCTATCTGAGGCCTCTTCTTCAACAATCAGAAGGGCACATGCGGTTCATCCCATAACAGCTGTGCAGTTAGAGTGGTCTTTGTGGACTAGAGATGTGGAGGAAGAAATAGTTCCTACTTGCAG GGAACTAGGCATTGGGATTGTGGCATACAGTCCTCTAGGACGAGGGTTCTTTTCATCTGGTGCTAAGATTGTTGAAAATTTTACCAATAATGACTTCCGAAAG ACCCTACCCAGGTTCCTACCTGAAAATCTGGAGCATAACAAAACCATATTTGAGAATGTTAATAAAATGGCAGCAAGGAAGGGCTGCACCTCATCACAGCTAGCTCTGGCTTGGGTTCATCACCAAGGGAAGGACGTGTGTCCCATACCCGGAACCACCAAGATGGAAAACTTCAACCAAAACATTGGAGCTCTATCTTTGAAACTGACACCAGAAGAAATGGCTGAACTTGAATCATATGCTTCTAAGGATGCTGTGAAGGGTGAAAGATATTTTAGTAACATTCCAACTTGGAAGGATTCTGAAACTCCACCACTTTCTTCATGGAAAGCTGCATAA